In Niallia sp. FSL W8-0635, one genomic interval encodes:
- a CDS encoding GntR family transcriptional regulator: MPKYLQIKNSLLQKLTNGEFQPGDKFYSEAELKREFNVSSITVIKAITELVNEGYLVRYQGKGTFVSKARRGKIVKFTEKENVQHDEENVKVIEIELMKDPRIAKELRIADDESFYSVKRIRYSDGCAFILQNTFILPEFIEDEEISSLEKFESIYEMIRNKFGINLYQADFTETFEIIFPVPKEIRTQIELEEAAPVVFTKRHTFLKDGKVAEYIESYKRWDYFNIRIDSV; encoded by the coding sequence ATGCCTAAGTACTTGCAAATCAAAAATAGTCTGCTCCAAAAACTTACTAATGGTGAATTCCAACCAGGGGATAAGTTTTATAGTGAGGCAGAACTCAAAAGAGAGTTTAATGTAAGTAGTATTACTGTTATTAAAGCAATTACAGAACTTGTGAATGAAGGATATTTAGTTCGTTATCAGGGGAAAGGTACGTTTGTATCGAAAGCCCGACGAGGGAAAATTGTAAAGTTTACTGAAAAGGAAAATGTTCAGCATGATGAAGAAAATGTAAAGGTAATTGAAATTGAATTGATGAAAGACCCGCGTATAGCAAAAGAGTTACGGATTGCAGATGATGAGTCTTTTTATTCGGTAAAAAGAATCAGGTATAGTGATGGATGTGCATTTATTTTGCAAAATACATTTATTTTACCGGAATTCATAGAGGATGAAGAGATTAGTAGTTTAGAGAAATTTGAATCAATTTATGAAATGATTAGAAATAAGTTTGGAATAAATCTTTATCAGGCAGATTTTACAGAAACATTTGAAATTATATTTCCAGTTCCAAAAGAAATAAGAACCCAAATTGAGCTTGAGGAGGCTGCACCTGTTGTATTTACGAAAAGACATACTTTTCTAAAGGATGGCAAAGTGGCCGAATATATTGAGAGTTATAAACGTTGGGATTACTTTAACATAAGAATCGATTCAGTCTAA
- a CDS encoding PTS sugar transporter subunit IIA, with protein MNIVILSHNGVASGLKTSAQMIVGESNSIKTIELTESGVEAFTKEIQEFLQSEVIINQEDYLAFVDLKGGTPYNRIVQETLRLNLTEKVRIISGVNLPMLLESLYFEGDLTLLEEKGKSTIELCQLEIKISNLDE; from the coding sequence ATGAATATAGTTATACTTTCACATAATGGTGTGGCATCAGGATTGAAAACATCTGCACAAATGATTGTAGGTGAATCCAATTCGATAAAGACAATTGAGCTAACAGAAAGTGGCGTCGAGGCCTTTACGAAAGAAATACAAGAATTTCTGCAAAGTGAGGTCATAATTAATCAAGAAGACTATCTAGCGTTTGTAGATTTGAAGGGCGGCACTCCCTATAATCGAATTGTTCAGGAAACATTGAGATTAAATCTTACAGAAAAGGTAAGAATCATTTCAGGTGTAAATTTACCAATGCTTTTGGAATCACTTTATTTTGAAGGTGATCTCACGCTACTAGAGGAAAAAGGGAAAAGCACAATCGAATTATGTCAATTGGAAATTAAAATATCTAATTTAGATGAATAG
- a CDS encoding PTS mannose/fructose/sorbose/N-acetylgalactosamine transporter subunit IIC — MANIEWWQIILLTLYSAFAIYDGNNTTFGFVKPTMAGFFAGLILGDIQTGLIVGGTLNLLVLGVGNFGGASIPDYMTGALLGTTFAVLSGEGAEFGATLAVPIGLLMVQLDVLARFTNTFFQHRAEKMVKEGKTKKATYMNIWGIVPTSLSRMIPVFLALVLGSHFVQDVVNWIPVWLMKGLSVSGGILPALGIAILLRYLPIKPNFAFLLIGFFLAAYLKVPVLGVAIIGVALALIYLQFFAKEEKEVQVTQAGGMGDE; from the coding sequence ATGGCTAATATTGAATGGTGGCAAATAATTTTATTAACCCTTTATTCGGCATTTGCGATTTATGATGGAAACAATACAACATTTGGATTTGTTAAACCCACAATGGCAGGTTTTTTTGCAGGGTTAATTTTAGGGGATATACAAACTGGACTTATTGTTGGTGGTACATTGAATCTACTTGTTCTTGGCGTCGGAAACTTTGGAGGTGCATCAATTCCTGATTATATGACAGGTGCACTGCTTGGTACAACATTTGCAGTGTTGAGTGGGGAAGGTGCAGAATTTGGTGCAACATTAGCCGTTCCGATTGGTCTTTTAATGGTTCAATTAGATGTATTGGCTCGTTTTACAAATACATTCTTCCAACATCGTGCAGAAAAGATGGTAAAGGAAGGGAAAACAAAAAAGGCAACTTATATGAATATATGGGGAATTGTTCCTACATCACTTTCTCGAATGATTCCAGTATTTTTAGCACTTGTACTAGGTTCTCACTTTGTTCAAGATGTTGTTAATTGGATTCCGGTTTGGTTAATGAAAGGATTATCTGTTTCTGGTGGTATTTTACCAGCGCTAGGTATCGCTATTTTGTTAAGGTATTTACCGATTAAACCTAACTTTGCATTTTTGTTAATTGGATTCTTTTTAGCAGCTTATTTAAAAGTACCTGTTCTTGGGGTAGCAATCATTGGGGTAGCACTTGCACTTATTTATCTGCAATTTTTCGCAAAAGAGGAAAAAGAAGTTCAAGTTACACAAGCAGGAGGAATGGGTGATGAGTAA